Proteins encoded by one window of Arabidopsis thaliana chromosome 2, partial sequence:
- a CDS encoding NAD(P)-binding Rossmann-fold superfamily protein (NAD(P)-binding Rossmann-fold superfamily protein; FUNCTIONS IN: oxidoreductase activity, binding, catalytic activity; INVOLVED IN: oxidation reduction, metabolic process; CONTAINS InterPro DOMAIN/s: Short-chain dehydrogenase/reductase, conserved site (InterPro:IPR020904), NAD(P)-binding domain (InterPro:IPR016040), Glucose/ribitol dehydrogenase (InterPro:IPR002347), Short-chain dehydrogenase/reductase SDR (InterPro:IPR002198); BEST Arabidopsis thaliana protein match is: NAD(P)-binding Rossmann-fold superfamily protein (TAIR:AT2G29360.1); Has 128631 Blast hits to 128307 proteins in 3642 species: Archae - 1006; Bacteria - 83541; Metazoa - 6111; Fungi - 6791; Plants - 3070; Viruses - 5; Other Eukaryotes - 28107 (source: NCBI BLink).) encodes MAKAGENSRDKSRWSLEGMTALVTGGSKGLGEAVVEELAMLGARVHTCARDETQLQERLREWQAKGFEVTTSVCDVSSREQREKLMETVSSVFQGKLNILVNNAGTGIIKPSTEYTAEDYSFLMATNLESAFHLSQIAHPLLKASGSGSIVFMSSVAGLVHTGASIYGASKGAMNQLGRSLACEWASDNIRVNSVCPWVITTPLTSFIFSDEKLRKAVEDKTPMGRVGEANEVSSLVAFLCFPAASYITGQTICVDGGASVNGFSFKP; translated from the exons ATGGCTAAAGCAGGAGAAAACTCGAGAGACAAATCTAGATGGAGCCTTGAAGGCATGACCGCTCTTGTTACAGGTGGCTCCAAAGGCCTCGG AGAAGCTGTAGTGGAGGAACTAGCCATGTTGGGAGCAAGAGTTCACACATGTGCCAGAGACGAAACTCAGCTTCAAGAACGCTTACGTGAATGGCAAGCCAAAGGATTTGAGGTCACCACTTCTGTCTGCGACGTCTCTTCTCGTGAGCAACGAGAGAAACTCATGGAAACCGTTTCCTCTGTCTTCCAAGGAAAACTCAACATCCTC gTAAATAATGCGGGAACGGGTATAATAAAGCCGAGTACAGAGTATACAGCAGAAGATTACTCGTTTCTGATGGCTACAAATCTCGAGTCCGCTTTTCATCTCTCACAGATCGCGCACCCTTTGTTGAAAGCCTCTGGTTCCGGGAGCATCGTGTTCATGTCCTCTGTTGCTGGACTTGTGCATACCGGTGCATCAATCTATGGAGCATCTAAAG GAGCTATGAATCAGCTAGGAAGAAGCTTAGCATGCGAGTGGGCAAGTGACAACATAAGGGTTAACTCTGTGTGTCCATGGGTCATAACAACTCCTTTAACTAGCTTT ATTTTCAGTGATGAAAAGTTAAGAAAAGCAGTGGAGGATAAGACACCAATGGGACGTGTTGGAGAAGCAAATGAAGTATCATCGCTTGTCgcatttctctgttttccggCAGCTTCTTATATTACAGGTCAGACTATCTGCGTCGACGGAGGTGCTTCGGTGAATGGCTTCTCTTTCAAGCCTTAG
- a CDS encoding NAD(P)-binding Rossmann-fold superfamily protein (NAD(P)-binding Rossmann-fold superfamily protein; FUNCTIONS IN: oxidoreductase activity, binding, catalytic activity; INVOLVED IN: oxidation reduction, metabolic process; LOCATED IN: cellular_component unknown; CONTAINS InterPro DOMAIN/s: NAD(P)-binding domain (InterPro:IPR016040), Glucose/ribitol dehydrogenase (InterPro:IPR002347), Short-chain dehydrogenase/reductase SDR (InterPro:IPR002198); BEST Arabidopsis thaliana protein match is: NAD(P)-binding Rossmann-fold superfamily protein (TAIR:AT2G29150.1); Has 35333 Blast hits to 34131 proteins in 2444 species: Archae - 798; Bacteria - 22429; Metazoa - 974; Fungi - 991; Plants - 531; Viruses - 0; Other Eukaryotes - 9610 (source: NCBI BLink).) → MAKAEENLRDKCRWSLGGMTALVTGGSKGLGEAVVEELAMLGARVHTCARNETQLQECVREWQAKGFEVTTSVCDVSSRDQREKLMENVASIFQGKLNILVSLCIRA, encoded by the exons ATGGCTAAAGCAGAAGAAAACTTGAGAGACAAATGTAGATGGAGCCTTGGAGGCATGACCGCTCTCGTTACCGGTGGCTCCAAAGGCCTCGG GGAAGCTGTGGTGGAGGAACTAGCCATGTTAGGAGCAAGAGTCCACACATGTGCTAGAAACGAAACTCAGCTTCAAGAATGCGTACGTGAATGGCAAGCTAAAGGGTTTGAGGTCACCACTTCTGTATGCGACGTTTCTTCTCGTGACCAACGAGAGAAACTCATGGAAAACGTTGCCTCTATCTTCCAAGGAAAACTCAACATCCTTGTAAGTTTATGTATAAGAGCATAA
- a CDS encoding uncharacterized protein (unknown protein; FUNCTIONS IN: molecular_function unknown; INVOLVED IN: biological_process unknown; LOCATED IN: chloroplast thylakoid membrane; EXPRESSED IN: 23 plant structures; EXPRESSED DURING: 13 growth stages; Has 34 Blast hits to 33 proteins in 16 species: Archae - 0; Bacteria - 0; Metazoa - 0; Fungi - 0; Plants - 33; Viruses - 0; Other Eukaryotes - 1 (source: NCBI BLink).) — MSATTTPSLSLSNFRPRFQTPVKGHHISPLSWSVSRRKILSFRVLRLHQEKTQLWRVSATPEEISQEIVSSDSSSSSGAVVSSGGQDGVALIIQVLLFVAFLALTVLTIGVVYIGVTEFLGKREREKFEKDEAAKKSKKGGKKKAMRARAGPRGFGQKIEDDDIDIDLE; from the exons ATGTCTGCGACAACAACAccatctctatctctttcaAATTTCAGACCAAGATTCCAAACTCCAGTTAAAGGCCACCATATATCTCCACTCTCTTGGTCtgtttcaagaagaaagatcttGTCTTTTAGGGTTCTTCGTCTTCACCAAGAAAAAACCCAACTATGGAGAGTCTCTGCAACTCCGGAAGAAATTTCCCAAGAGATCGTTTCTtctgattcatcttcttcttctggagCAGTTGTGTCTAGTGGTGGACAAGATGGTGTTGCTTTGATTATACAAGTGCTTCTCTTTGTTGCATTTCTTGCTCTCACGGTTCTCACCATTGGT GTTGTGTACATTGGAGTGACTGAGTTTCTTGggaagagggagagagagaagtttGAGAAAGACGAGGCAGCAAAGAAGTCTAAGAAAGGtgggaagaagaaggcaaTGAGAGCCAGAGCTGGACCAAGAGGTTTTGGTCAGAagattgaagatgatgacatCGACATTGATCTTGAGTGA
- the PUM2 gene encoding pumilio 2 (pumilio 2 (PUM2); FUNCTIONS IN: mRNA binding, RNA binding; INVOLVED IN: biological_process unknown; LOCATED IN: cellular_component unknown; EXPRESSED IN: 22 plant structures; EXPRESSED DURING: 11 growth stages; CONTAINS InterPro DOMAIN/s: Nucleic acid binding NABP (InterPro:IPR012940), Pumilio RNA-binding repeat (InterPro:IPR001313), Armadillo-like helical (InterPro:IPR011989), Armadillo-type fold (InterPro:IPR016024); BEST Arabidopsis thaliana protein match is: pumilio 1 (TAIR:AT2G29200.1); Has 3838 Blast hits to 2002 proteins in 239 species: Archae - 0; Bacteria - 4; Metazoa - 765; Fungi - 1352; Plants - 848; Viruses - 0; Other Eukaryotes - 869 (source: NCBI BLink).), translating into MIPELGRRPMHRGNEDSSFGDDYEKEIGVLLGEQQRRQVEADELERELNLYRSGSAPPTVDGSVSAAGGLFSGGGGAPFLEFGGGNKGNGFGGDDEEFRKDPAYLSYYYANMKLNPRLPPPLMSREDLRVAQRLKGSSNVLGGVGDRRKVNDSQSLFSMPPGFDQRKQHEFEVEKTSASSSEWDANGLIGLPGLGIGGKQKSFADIFQADMGHGHPVTKQPSRPASRNTFDENVDSKNNLSPSASQGIGAPSPYSYAAVLGSSLSRNGTPDPQAIARVPSPCLTPIGSGRVSSNDKRNTSNQSPFNGGLNESSDLVNALSGMNLSGSGGLDERGQAEQDVEKVRNYMFGLQGGHNEVNQHGFPNKSDQAQKATGLLRNSQLRGAQGSTYNDGGGVATQYQHLDSPNYCLNNYGLNPAVASMMANQLGTNNYSPVYENASAASAMGFSGMDSRLHGGGYVSSGQNLSESRNLGRFSNRMMGGGTGLQSHMADPMYHQYADSLDLLNDPSMDVNFMGNSYMNMLELQRAYLGAQKSQYGVPYKSGSPNSHTDYGSPTFGSYPGSPLAHHLLPNSLVSPCSPMRRGEVNMRYPSATRNYAGGVMGSWHMDASLDEGFGSSMLEEFKSNKTRGFELAEIAGHVVEFSSDQYGSRFIQQKLETATSDEKNMVYEEIMPHALALMTDVFGNYVIQKFFEHGLPPQRRELADKLFDNVLPLSLQMYGCRVIQKAIEVVDLDQKIKMVKELDGHVMRCVRDQNGNHVVQKCIECVPEENIEFIISTFFGNVVTLSTHPYGCRVIQRVLEHCHDPDTQSKVMDEIMSTISMLAQDQYGNYVIQHVLEHGKPDERTVIIKELAGKIVQMSQQKFASNVVEKCLTFGGPEEREFLVNEMLGTTDENEPLQAMMKDQFANYVVQKVLETCDDQQRELILGRIKVHLNALKKYTYGKHIVARVEKLVAAGERRMALQSLTQPQMA; encoded by the exons ATGATACCGGAACTGGGGAGAAGACCGATGCATAGAGGGAACGAAGATTCATCTTTTGGGGATGATTATGAGAAAGAGATTGGAGTATTACTTGGTGAGCAGCAGAGAAGGCAAGTAGAAGCTGATGAGCTTGAGAGAGAGCTTAATTTGTATAGGAGTGGCTCTGCTCCACCGACTGTTGATGGTTCTGTTAGTGCTGCTGGAGGGCTTTTTAGCGGCGGAGGTGGGGCTCCTTTTTTGGAGTTTGGTGGAGGCAACAAGGGTAATGGGTTTGGTGGCGATGATGAGGAGTTTAGGAAAGATCCGGCTTACTTGTCTTATTACTATGCTAATATGAAGTTGAATCCGAGGTTGCCACCGCCTTTGATGTCTAGGGAGGATTTGAGGGTTGCTCAGAGGCTTAAAGGGAGTAGTAATGTTTTAGGTGGTGTTGGGGATAGGAGGAAAGTTAATGATAGTCAATCTTTATTCTCTATGCCACCTGGTTTTGATCAGAGGAAGCAGCATGAGTTTGAGGTTGAGAAAACtagtgcttcttcttctgaatgGGATGCTAATGGATTGATCGGTTTGCCGGGTTTGGGGATTGGAGGCAAGCAGAAGAGTTTTGCTGATATCTTTCAG GCTGATATGGGGCATGGACATCCTGTCACTAAGCAGCCCTCACGTCCTGCAAGTCGTAATACCTTTGATGAAAATGTTGACTCTAAGAATAATCTGTCTCCATCTGCATCGCAAGGCATTGGTGCACCATCTCCATACAGCTATGCAGCTGTTCTGGGTTCGTCTTTGTCTAGAAATGGAACTCCAGATCCACAGGCCATTGCTAGGGTGCCTAGTCCCTGTCTTACTCCCATTGGGAGTGGGAGAGTGAGTTCAAATGATAAGAGGAACACAAGTAATCAAAGCCCGTTCAACGGTGGGCTCAACGAGTCTTCTGATCTTGTCAATGCTTTATCTGGCATGAACCTGTCTGGCAGTGGCGGGTTAGATGAACGTGGTCAGGCTGAGCAAGATGTGGAAAAGGTCAGGAACTATATGTTTGGACTGCAAGGTGGGCATAACGAAGTCAATCAACATGGGTTCCCAAACAAATCTGATCAAGCCCAGAAGGCAACTGGCTTGTTGAGGAATTCACAATTGAGAGGGGCACAAGGATCTACCTATAATGATGGAGGTGGAGTAGCTACTCAGTACCAGCATCTTGATAGCCCAAACTATTGTCTCAACAATTATGGATTAAATCCAGCTGTAGCTTCTATGATGGCTAACCAACTTGGAACTAATAACTATTCTCCAGTGTATGAAAATGCTTCTGCAGCATCTGCTATGGGATTTTCTGGAATGGATTCCAGACTTCATGGTGGAGGTTATGTATCATCTGGTCAAAACCTCTCTGAATCACGTAATCTTGGCAGATTCAGTAATCGAATGATGGGAGGAGGTACTGGTCTTCAGTCACATATGGCAGATCCAATGTATCATCAGTATGCTGATTCGCTTGATCTTCTCAATGATCCTTCCATGGACGTGAACTTTATGGGTAATTCATACATGAATATGCTTGAACTCCAGAGGGCTTATCTTGGAGCACAGAAATCACAGTACGGTGTCCCTTACAAATCCGGGAGCCCTAACAGCCACACCGATTATGGGAGTCCAACATTTGGGTCATATCCTGGCAGCCCATTGGCTCATCATCTTCTGCCTAATTCTCTTGTGTCACCCTGTAGCCCTATGAGACGAGGTGAAGTTAATATGCGATATCCCTCTGCAACAAGAAACTACGCAGGAGGGGTAATGGGTTCCTGGCACATGGATGCTAGTTTGGATGAAGGCTTTGGATCTTCAATGCTTGAAGAGttcaaaagtaacaaaacaagaggATTCGAACTTGCTGAAATAGCTGGCCATGTTGTAGAGTTCAG TTCGGATCAGTATGGAAGCCGGTTTATTCAGCAGAAACTCGAGACAGCAACAAGTGATGAGAAAAACATGGTTTATGAGGAGATCATGCCACACGCTCTTGCCCTGATGACTGACGTTTTTGGAAACTATGTGATTCAGAAG TTCTTTGAGCATGGACTCCCACCacagagaagagaattggCAGATAAACTCTTTGACAATGTTTTGCCTCTTAGCCTACAGATGTATGGTTGTCGTGTTATTCAGAAG GCAATTGAGGTGGTTGATCTAGACcagaaaattaaaatggtGAAAGAACTCGATGGACATGTGATGCGATGCGTACGTGATCAGAATGGGAACCATGTGGTTCAAAAGTGTATTGAATGTGTGCCTGAAGAAAACATCGAATTTATTATTTCCACCTTCTTTGGCAATGTTGTGACCCTCTCCACTCACCCATATGGGTGCCGAGTTATTCAG AGGGTATTGGAGCACTGCCATGACCCTGATACTCAGAGTAAGGTTATGGATGAAATCATGTCAACTATTAGTATGCTGGCCCAAGATCAGTATGGAAACTATGTTATTCAG CATGTATTGGAACACGGAAAGCCTGATGAGCGTACTGTGATTATCAAGGAATTAGCGGGGAAGATTGTTCAGATGAGCCAACAGAAGTTTGCTTCAAACGTTGTTGAGAAATGTTTGACTTTTGGAGGGCCAGAGGAACGGGAATTTCTGGTAAATGAGATGCTGGGCACAACTGATGAAAACGAGCCTCTTCAG GCGATGATGAAGGATCAGTTTGCCAACTATGTAGTGCAAAAAGTTTTAGAGACATGTGATGACCAACAGCGTGAGCTGATCCTTGGTCGTATTAAAGTGCATCTCAATGCTTTAAAGAAATACACTTATGGAAAGCATATCGTTGCTCGTGTTGAAAAACTCGTTGCTGCTGGAG AGAGGAGGATGGCTTTGCAGTCCCTAACCCAGCCTCAGATGGCGTAA
- the PUM1 gene encoding pumilio 1, producing the protein MIPELGRRPMHRGNEDSSFGDDYEKEIGVLLGEQQRRQVEADELERELNLFRSGSAPPTVDGSVSAAGGLFSGGGGAPFLEFGGVNKGNGFGGDDEEFRKDPAYLSYYYANMKLNPRLPPPLMSREDLRVAQRLKGSNNVLGGVGDRRKVNDNRSLFSMPPGFEGEKTGASASEWDANGLIGLPGLGLGGKQKSFADIFQADMGHGHPVAQQPSRPASRNTFDENVDSNNNLSPSASQGIGAPSPYSYAAVLGSSLSRNGTPDPQAIARVPSPCLTPIGSGRMSSNDKRNTSNQSPFNGVTSGLNESSDLVNALSGLNLSCSVGLDDRSQAEQDVEKVRNYMFGLQGGHNEVNQHEFPNKSDQAHKATGSLRNSQLRGPHGSAYNGGVGLANPYQQLDSPNYCLNNYALNPAVASMMANQLGNNNFAPMYDNVSALGFSGMDSRHHGRGFVSSGQNLSESRNLGRFSNRMMGGGAGLQSHMVDPMYNQYADSLDLLNDPSMDRNFMGGSSYMDMLELQRAYLGAQKSQYGVPYKSGSPNSHSYYGSPTFGSNMSYPGSPLAHHGMPNSLMSPYSPMRRDEVNMRFPSATRNYSGGLMGSWHMDASFDEGFGSSMLEEFKSNKTRGFELSEIAGHVVEFSSDQYGSRFIQQKLETATTDEKNMVYEEIMPQALVLMTDVFGNYVIQKFFEHGLPPQRRELAEKLFDHVLPLSLQMYGCRVIQKAIEVVDLDQKIKMVKELDGHVMRCVRDQNGNHVVQKCIECVPEENIEFIISTFFGHVVTLSTHPYGCRVIQRVLEHCHDPDTQSKVMEEILSTVSMLAQDQYGNYVVQHVLEHGKPDERTVIIKELAGKIVQMSQQKFASNVVEKCLTFGGPEERELLVNEMLGTTDENEPLQAMMKDQFANYVVQKVLETCDDQQRELILTRIKVHLTALKKYTYGKHVVARIEKLVAAGERRMALQSLTQPQMA; encoded by the exons ATGATACCGGAACTAGGGAGAAGACCGATGCATAGAGGTAACGAAGATTCATCTTTTGGGGATGATTATGAGAAAGAGATTGGAGTATTGCTTGGTGAGCAGCAGAGAAGGCAAGTAGAAGCTGATGAGCTTGAGAGAGAGCTTAACTTGTTTAGAAGTGGCTCTGCTCCACCGACTGTTGATGGTTCTGTTAGTGCTGCCGGAGGGCTTTTTAGCGGCGGAGGTGGGGCTCCTTTTTTGGAGTTTGGTGGTGTTAATAAGGGTAATGGgtttggtggtgatgatgaggaGTTTAGGAAAGATCCGGCTTACTTGTCTTATTACTATGCTAATATGAAGTTGAATCCGAGGTTGCCACCGCCTTTGATGTCTAGGGAGGATTTGAGGGTTGCTCAGAGGCTTAAAGGGAGTAATAATGTGTTAGGTGGTGTTGGGGATAGGAGAAAAGTTAATGATAATCGATCTTTGTTCTCTATGCCACCGGGTTTTGAAGGTGAGAAAACTGGTGCTTCTGCTTCTGAATGGGATGCTAATGGATTGATTGGTTTACCGGGTTTGGGACTTGGAGGCAAGCAGAAGAGTTTTGCTGATATCTTTCAG GCTGATATGGGGCATGGACATCCTGTCGCACAACAGCCCTCACGTCCTGCAAGTCGTAATACCTTTGATGAAAATGTTGACTCTAATAATAATCTGTCTCCGTCTGCATCACAAGGCATTGGTGCACCATCTCCATACAGCTATGCAGCTGTTCTAGGCTCTTCTTTGTCTAGAAATGGAACTCCAGATCCACAGGCCATTGCTAGGGTGCCTAGTCCCTGTCTTACTCCCATTGGGAGTGGAAGAATGAGTTCAAATGATAAGAGGAACACAAGTAACCAGAGCCCATTCAATGGTGTTACCTCTGGTCTCAACGAGTCTTCTGATCTTGTCAATGCTTTATCTGGCTTGAACCTGTCATGCAGTGTTGGGTTAGATGATCGGAGTCAGGCTGAGCAAGATGTCGAAAAGGTCAGGAACTATATGTTTGGACTGCAAGGTGGGCATAACGAAGTCAATCAACATGAGTTCCCAAACAAATCTGATCAAGCCCATAAGGCAACTGGCTCGTTGAGGAATTCACAATTGAGAGGGCCACACGGATCTGCCTATAATGGTGGAGTTGGATTAGCTAATCCTTACCAGCAACTTGATAGCCCAAATTATTGTCTCAACAATTACGCATTAAATCCAGCTGTAGCCTCTATGATGGCTAACCAACTTGGGAACAATAACTTTGCTCCAATGTATGATAATGTATCCGCTTTGGGATTTTCTGGAATGGACTCTAGACATCATGGACGaggctttgtatcttctggTCAAAACCTCTCTGAATCACGTAATCTTGGCAGATTCAGTAATCGAATGATGGGAGGAGGTGCTGGTCTCCAGTCACATATGGTAGACCCAATGTATAATCAGTATGCTGATTCACTTGATCTTCTCAATGATCCTTCCATGGATAGGAACTTTATGGGTGGTTCATCATACATGGATATGCTTGAACTCCAGAGGGCTTATCTTGGAGCTCAGAAATCACAGTATGGTGTCCCTTACAAATCCGGGAGCCCTAACAGCCATAGCTATTATGGGAGTCCAACATTTGGGTCTAATATGTCATATCCTGGCAGCCCATTGGCTCATCATGGTATGCCAAACTCTCTTATGTCACCTTATAGCCCTATGAGACGGGATGAAGTTAATATGCGATTTCCTTCTGCAACAAGAAATTATTCGGGAGGGTTAATGGGTTCTTGGCACATGGATGCTAGTTTTGATGAAGGCTTTGGATCTTCAATGCTTGAAGAGttcaaaagtaacaaaacaagaggATTTGAACTTTCTGAAATAGCTGGCCATGTTGTGGAGTTCAG TTCGGATCAATATGGAAGCCGCTTTATTCAGCAGAAACTCGAGACAGCAACAACTGATGAGAAAAACATGGTCTATGAGGAGATCATGCCACAAGCTCTTGTCCTGATGACTGACGTTTTTGGAAACTATGTGATTCAGAAG TTCTTTGAGCATGGACTCCCGCCACAGAGGAGAGAATTGGCAGAGAAACTCTTTGACCATGTTTTGCCTCTTAGCTTACAGATGTATGGTTGCCGTGTCATCCAGAAG GCAATTGAGGTGGTTGATCTAGACcagaaaattaaaatggtGAAAGAACTTGATGGACATGTAATGCGATGTGTACGTGATCAGAATGGGAACCATGTGGTTCAAAAGTGTATTGAATGTGTGCCTGAAGAAAACATCGAGTTTATTATTTCAACTTTCTTTGGCCATGTGGTGACCCTCTCCACTCACCCATATGGGTGCCGTGTTATTCAG AGAGTATTGGAACACTGCCATGACCCTGATACACAGAGTAAGGTTATGGAAGAAATCCTGTCCACTGTTAGTATGCTGGCCCAAGATCAGTATGGAAACTATGTTGTTCAG CATGTGCTGGAGCATGGAAAGCCTGATGAGCGCACTGTGATAATCAAAGAATTGGCGGGGAAGATTGTTCAGATGAGCCAGCAGAAGTTCGCATCAAACGTTGTTGAGAAATGTTTGACTTTTGGAGGTCCTGAGGAACGAGAATTGCTTGTGAATGAGATGCTGGGAACAACTGATGAAAACGAGCCTCTTCAG GCGATGATGAAGGATCAGTTCGCAAACTATGTAGTGCAGAAAGTTTTGGAGACCTGTGATGACCAACAACGTGAGCTGATACTTACTCGCATCAAAGTGCATCTTACTGCTTTAAAAAAGTACACTTATGGAAAGCATGTCGTTGCGCGTATTGAAAAACTCGTTGCTGCTGGAG AGAGGAGAATGGCTTTGCAGTCCCTAACCCAGCCCCAGATGGCTTAA